Below is a window of Deinococcus planocerae DNA.
GCGCCAGCCCCCACGGGACGAGGCGGGCGGGGTCTATGCGCAGGGCGGTGTGCCCGTAGGAGATGCGGTGCAAGATCAGGGCGCAGGCCGTCATCAGGCCCGCGATGAAGCCGCCGCCCGGCGCGTTGTGGCCGCGCCACAGCAGCAGCAGCGCGAAGAGCAGCACGAGCGCGAAGACGGCGCGGCTCACCGTCCGCAGGATGGGGTCGCCGCTCAGGGGAGCGGGGGTGGGGGGCGCGGGCGGGGGGGGCAGGGGGTCGGGACTCATGCTTCTTCCTTCTCCTTGGGCGGGGGGGAGGCCGGAACGGGTGGGGGCTCGCCCGGCGCGCGGCCCTTCTTGCCCAGCCGCACCAGCCCCAGCACGGCGAGGGCCACCATGCCGACCACCGCGATCTCCCCGAGGGTGTCAAATCCCCGGAAGTCCACCAAGAGGACGTTCACGACGTTGCGGCCTCCGCCGAGCCGGTAGCTGTTTTCCAGGTAGTACGGCGAGATGGGCGGGGCCAGAAAGCGCACCCCCGCGAGCACGAGCAGGGTGGCCCCCAGCCCCGCCGACCCGGCGAGCAGGAGGTCGACCCCGTAGCGCCAGCGGGTGCGCGGCAGGTCGCGGGTGCGCGGCAGGTAACGGAACACGAGCAGGAACAAGATGACGGTGACCGCCTCCACGAGCAGTTGCGTCAGCGCCAGGTCGGGGGCGCGCAGCCCCAGGAAGGCGGCGGCGCTCCCGAAGCCCGTCAGGCCCGTCACGACCACGGCGGTCAGGCGGCTGCGCGCGAGCAGGACCCCGACCGCCCCCGCCACGAGCAGCGCCGCGACCGGCAGCAGCGCGAGCGGCGGCGTGCCGATGGAGTGGAAGACCTGCGGCGAGCGCCACACCGCGTACCCGGCGATCAACCCGGCGGCCCCCAGCATGATCCGGAGCTGGTCGGGCAGCGCGAGGCCCTGGGTGCGCGCGATGAGTCGGCTGGAGAGGATGTTCACCCCCTCGGTCAGCGCGTAGTACACCGTATTCGCGTTCACGCGCGGGGTGAGCCGCCTCCCCAGGGCGCCGACCCGCGCCGCCTGAAGGATCAGCAGCCCCCCCAGCCCCCACGTGACGAACGTGGCGAGCAGCGCGGGCGTGACCCCGTGCCAAAGGCTCAGGTAGCCCCGGTAGGAGGCGAAGTCCAGCGCGTTCTGCGCCGTCCGCGTCAGGGCCCCCGCGACCCCCGGCAGCAGCCCGAAGGCGAGGGCGGTCAGGGCGAGCAGCGCGGCGGGCCCCGTCAGGCCGGGCGGGGCCTCGTGCGGCTCGGCGCCCGGCGGGGAGCGCGGCGGGCCCCAGAACACCCGCAGCAACCGGAAGGAGTAGGCGAAGGTCAGCGCGCTGCCGAGCACGGCGACCGCGATGAACAGGGGCCCCCGGTGCAGCATCGCCTCGTAGAACAGCTCTTTGGAGATGAACCCCCCGAGGGGCGGCACCCCCGCCATGCTGAGAGAGGCGAGAAGCGCGACCGCGAAGGTGACGGGCAGGGCCTTCCTGAGCCCGCCCAGGCGCGGCAGCTCCCGCGTGCCCGTCTCGTGGTCGATGATGCCCACCACGAAGAAGAGGGCCGCCTTGAAGGCCGCGTGGTTGAGCAGATGCGCCGTCGCCGCGAATCTCCCCTCCGCGTCGGAGAGCCCGTACAGGCTCATCAGCAGGCCGAGCTGCGAGACCGTGGAGTACGCGAGCAATGCCTTGAGGTCGGTCTGCCGCAGCGCGATCCAGGCCCCCCACACCAGCGTGGCGAGCCCCACGGGCACGATGATCCCGCCCCACAGCGGGCTGGAGCCGAACAGCAGCCCGAACTTGGCGACGAGCACGACGCCCGCCTTCACCATCGTCGCGGAGTGGAGGAAGGCGGAGACGGGCGTGGGCGCCTCCATCGCGGTCGGGAGCCAGAGGTGGAAGGGGAGCTGGGCGCTCTTCGTGAAGGCCGCGAGCAACGTGAGCAGCAGCGCGGGCACGAAGAGGGGGGAGGCGCGCAGGGCCTCCACGTCGAGCCCGGACAGCGTGGTGCTGCCTCCCGCCAGACCGATCATCGCCACGGCGGCGAGCAGCCCCAGGCCGCCCAGCGCGCTCACCAGAAAGGCCTTGACCGCCCCGTCGCGCGCCGCCGAGCGGGTGTGCCACAGCCCGATCAAGAGGAAGCTCGTGACGCTCGTCATCTCCCAGAAGCCGAAGAGGGCCACGAGGTTGTCGCTCAGGACCAGGCCCAGCATCGAGCCCCCGAAGAGCAGGAGATACGCGTAGAAGCGCCCGAAGCGCTCATGCCCCGAGAGGTACGCCACCGAGTACAGGCTCGACAGCGTGCCGATCACGCCGATGAGCGCGGCGAAGAGCAGCGAGAAGCCGTCTCCCCGGAAGGCGAGCGCGAGCCCCAGGTCCGGCACCCAGCGGGTGACCTCCAGCGCCGGAGCCGCGCCGGGCCCGGCGCCCGCGAGCGGCACGGCGAGGAGCAGCGCGGGCACGAACGCGAGGGCCGCCACGTACCCGGTGCGCCGTCCCAGGCGCGGCCCCAGCCACGCGGCGAGCGCGGCGAGGAGGAAGGGAAGGAAAACGGCGAGCGTCACGGCCCGCCCCGGAATTGACAGTGCATTCGTCTCGCCACCTTGAACCCCATGACGCCGCGCCCTGGGGTTCCGGAGCGCCGCGTGTCTGCGAACTGATGAGCGGTGGCCGTCCCCCTGCGGCCCCCCTGTCCCCGAATCGGCGCCTGGGCGCCCCCGACCGACATGCAAGAGTCAGTCTAAGGGACCCCGGGACGCCCTCCGTTAGACAGGTGTAGGAACGGGAAGCTTTGCTCAAGGTCCTCGGGTGGAAAAACGCCGCCCGGCACGATAACCGCAGCGGCGTTCGGGGAGGAGGGGTCAGCGGCGACGGCGCCCGAGCACGAACCACCCGGCGGCGGCGGCCAGGAAGCCCACGCCCGCGTACGTCCACAGGTTGGGTCCCGGCTGGGGGGCGGCGACCTGACCGCCAGCGGGCACGCCGCCGTTCACGATCACGTCCGGCCCGTCGAGCGCGTCGGCGACGCTGCTCACCGCCGTGAAGATCAGGGCGTACTTGAGGATGTCGTAGCCGATGCCCCGGCTGCGGTAGTAGCTCTGGGGGTAGGGAAAATAGCGGCCCGGCGAGAGCTGATAGCGGTACGGCCCGCCCGGGGTGGCGCTGTAGGTGATGGCGCTGCGCGGCACGCCCGCCGGGAGACGCACGTTCCTCCACGCGCCGAGCTGGGTGGGTGTCACCCGGGCCGCCGCCGCCCGGTTCGCCGCACTCGTGGGGCCGGACGTGGTGGCGCGCTGGGTGGCGCTCGGCGTGCGGGTGGAGGGGAGGGGGGAGCGCGGCGCGGTGGAGGTGTTGCCCGGCGAGGTGGTGCGGGGGGGCGTGTAACGCGGGACCGGGGCCGGGGCGCGGTAGCGCGGGGCGCTGTACCCGCCCCGGCTGCCGCCGAAGCCGCCGCCGCTGCGGCGCTGCGCGTCGGCCACTCCCGCCGCGAGCGCGAGGGTGGTCAGGAGAAGAGCGGGAAGACGTTTCATCTCCCTATACTACGCGCCGGGAAAGGCGGAAGTTCCCGCCGCAGACACGGTTTTGCCCCGGATGAAGGCCGAGGGAAGGCCCGGCTAGACGGCCCCGCGCGCCTCCCGGGGGTCCCGGGCTTAGACTTGAACCATGCCGTTCGGCGCCGCGTTTTTCTATGGGTTCGGCCAGGTTCAGGAGAATTGGCTCCGGGCCTGACGCCAGCGCTGCCACCCCAGCCACGAGCCGCCCGGAGGAAGTCCCCCCTCCCGGCGGTTTTTCTTCGCTCCCCAGGAAAGGACGAGCCCCCGCCATGACCCACCCCGACCCCCTCATCCAACCTGGCCGCACCGAGAACCTCAACGTCTCGGGCTTCACGCCCCTGGTCACCCCCCGCGCGCTCAAGGCGAGGCTGCCGCTGACCCCGCAGGCCGAGCGCACGGTGCTGGCGGGGCGCCGGGCCGCCCAGGACATCGTGCACGGGCGCGACGACCGCCTGCTCGTGGTGGTGGGGCCGTGTTCCGTCCACGACTTCGATCAGGCCGTCGAGTATGCCGGGCGCCTCGCCGGGCTGCGCGAGCGGGTTGATGACCGCCTGGAGGTCCACATGCGTGTCTACGTGGACAAGCCCCGCACGACGGTGGGCTGGCGCGGCTACCTGATGGACCCCGACATGACGGGGGCGAACGACATCAACAAGGGCCTCGCCATGACCCGCGAACTGATGATCCGCGTCTCCGAACTCGGCCTGCCCGTCGCCACCGAACTGCTCGACCCCTTCGCGCCGCAGTTTCTCTTCGACGCGGTGGCCTGGGCCTGCCTGGGTGCGCGCACCACCGAGTCGCAGACCCACCGGGTGATGGCGAGCGCGGTCAGCGCCCCGATGGGCTTCAAGAACGGCACGGGCGGCGGCCTGAAGCTCGCGGTGGACGCCATCGTGGCGGCGAGCCACCCGCACGCCTTTTTCACCGTGGACGACGACGGGCAGGCCTGCATCGTCCACACCCGCGGCAACCCCGACGGGCACGTGATCCTGCGCGGCGGGCGGAATGGCCCCAACTACGCCCCCCAGTTCGTCGCCGAGGCCGAGGCGCTGATGCGCGCGGCGGGGCTCGACCCGGCGGTGATGGTGGACTGCTCGCACGCCAACAGCGGCAGCGACCACACCCGCCAGGGCCTCGTGTGGCGCGACGTGCTCCACCAGCGCACGCGCGGCCAGGAAACGATCAAGGGCCTGATGGTGGAATCGAACCTCCACCCCGGCAAGCAGGCGATCCCCGCCGACCTCTCGGGGCTTCAACCCGGCGTGAGCGTCACCGACGCCTGCGTGGGCTGGGACGAGACGGAGGCGCTGCTGCTCGAAGCGCACGCGGCGCTGGGGCGGGAGACGGTCAGGGGGTGAGGCGCGCGGGCGGAGAGATTACGAAGCCTCCTGGCGCTCCCTGGGCTTGAGCCTGACTTCCACGTCCATGTCCAGGGCATCGGCGATGCGCCGCAGGGTTTCCATGCCGTGCCCGTGGGAGGTGGGGCTGAGCCAGCGGGACACCAGCGGAGGCTTGATCCCCAGCCGCTCGGCGATCTCGGCGCCCGTCAGGCCCCGCTTGCGCAGCACCCGGCGCAGCTCCAGGCTCACGGGGTCCGGCGTCGGGAGGGTCTGCTTCGGGGGGGCCTCATAGCGTCGCTCGACGGTGGTGCCGGGCGTCTGCCCACGAGCCGCTTCCTGAACGAGGTGGGCGATGGCCCGCGACACATTGAGGCGAAAGCCGATCACCTCGCCGGTTTCGGCGTCGAGGGTGGTGGGCACGTCGTTGAGGCTCACCGTGACGCCCTCACGGCTGGGGAAGGGGTGGGTCATGGGGGTGTCGGGCATAGCTCCTCCTCTCCGTTCGCCATCGCGGTCACGACGATGTAGGAGGTCCCGCGCCAGCCGAAAACACATCGTCCAGGGTGAGGGCGTCGAGGTTGATCTCGTTCTGGGCGTGGACGCTCACGCGCAGCTCGCCGCTGTCCAGGGCCTTCCACACCGCCTCCACCTCCCAGTCCAAGACCCCGGCGGTGGAGAAGTCGAAGCCCCGGACGCCCTGCCATGTTCACTTAAAAGTGA
It encodes the following:
- a CDS encoding 3-deoxy-7-phosphoheptulonate synthase, translating into MTHPDPLIQPGRTENLNVSGFTPLVTPRALKARLPLTPQAERTVLAGRRAAQDIVHGRDDRLLVVVGPCSVHDFDQAVEYAGRLAGLRERVDDRLEVHMRVYVDKPRTTVGWRGYLMDPDMTGANDINKGLAMTRELMIRVSELGLPVATELLDPFAPQFLFDAVAWACLGARTTESQTHRVMASAVSAPMGFKNGTGGGLKLAVDAIVAASHPHAFFTVDDDGQACIVHTRGNPDGHVILRGGRNGPNYAPQFVAEAEALMRAAGLDPAVMVDCSHANSGSDHTRQGLVWRDVLHQRTRGQETIKGLMVESNLHPGKQAIPADLSGLQPGVSVTDACVGWDETEALLLEAHAALGRETVRG
- the mbhE gene encoding hydrogen gas-evolving membrane-bound hydrogenase subunit E is translated as MTLAVFLPFLLAALAAWLGPRLGRRTGYVAALAFVPALLLAVPLAGAGPGAAPALEVTRWVPDLGLALAFRGDGFSLLFAALIGVIGTLSSLYSVAYLSGHERFGRFYAYLLLFGGSMLGLVLSDNLVALFGFWEMTSVTSFLLIGLWHTRSAARDGAVKAFLVSALGGLGLLAAVAMIGLAGGSTTLSGLDVEALRASPLFVPALLLTLLAAFTKSAQLPFHLWLPTAMEAPTPVSAFLHSATMVKAGVVLVAKFGLLFGSSPLWGGIIVPVGLATLVWGAWIALRQTDLKALLAYSTVSQLGLLMSLYGLSDAEGRFAATAHLLNHAAFKAALFFVVGIIDHETGTRELPRLGGLRKALPVTFAVALLASLSMAGVPPLGGFISKELFYEAMLHRGPLFIAVAVLGSALTFAYSFRLLRVFWGPPRSPPGAEPHEAPPGLTGPAALLALTALAFGLLPGVAGALTRTAQNALDFASYRGYLSLWHGVTPALLATFVTWGLGGLLILQAARVGALGRRLTPRVNANTVYYALTEGVNILSSRLIARTQGLALPDQLRIMLGAAGLIAGYAVWRSPQVFHSIGTPPLALLPVAALLVAGAVGVLLARSRLTAVVVTGLTGFGSAAAFLGLRAPDLALTQLLVEAVTVILFLLVFRYLPRTRDLPRTRWRYGVDLLLAGSAGLGATLLVLAGVRFLAPPISPYYLENSYRLGGGRNVVNVLLVDFRGFDTLGEIAVVGMVALAVLGLVRLGKKGRAPGEPPPVPASPPPKEKEEA
- the nha gene encoding cation/proton antiporter, MnhB/MrpB subunit, producing the protein MSPDPLPPPPAPPTPAPLSGDPILRTVSRAVFALVLLFALLLLWRGHNAPGGGFIAGLMTACALILHRISYGHTALRIDPARLVPWGLALSFTTGLVPYLLGKPFLKSDYGYLTTALTGEFEWATALLFDVGVYLVVVGGSLAIAYGLIRVDPQERVEGDE
- a CDS encoding helix-turn-helix domain-containing protein — translated: MPDTPMTHPFPSREGVTVSLNDVPTTLDAETGEVIGFRLNVSRAIAHLVQEAARGQTPGTTVERRYEAPPKQTLPTPDPVSLELRRVLRKRGLTGAEIAERLGIKPPLVSRWLSPTSHGHGMETLRRIADALDMDVEVRLKPRERQEAS